One part of the Rutidosis leptorrhynchoides isolate AG116_Rl617_1_P2 chromosome 1, CSIRO_AGI_Rlap_v1, whole genome shotgun sequence genome encodes these proteins:
- the LOC139859374 gene encoding beta-1,3-galactosyltransferase 7-like: MKTNNKWNGGRKVSPKWIIIFSIFSFVFGMLFTNRVLGPLESEDGRIMRRREQELKFVTNDDCITKKNNDLLGEVHTNQEAIQSLGNSISELKLKLPGNQSSYDDDMHHNKTNGDKIESRKKVFMVIGINTAFSSRRRRDSIRDTWMPRGEKLLLLEKEKGIVVRFMIGHSATSKSILDRAIDSEEAQHKDFFRLEHVEGYHELTAKTQIFFSTAFAKWDAKFYVKVDDDVHVNLGMLATTLGRHQLKPRVYTGCMKSGPVLAQKNVKYHEPEYWKFGEEGNKYFRHATGQIYAISNDLAAYISTNQPILHKYANEDVSLGSWFIGLDVEHIDDHNMCCRTPPDCEWKAEAGNVCIASFDWSCSGICRSVERLKDVHKRCGEDPAALWNAQF, translated from the exons ATGAAGACCAACAACAAATGGAACGGTGGGCGAAAAGTCTCACCCAAATGGATCATTATTTTCAGTATCTTCAGTTTTGTTTTTGGCATGCTTTTTACAAACAG GGTGTTGGGTCCACTTGAATCTGAAGATGGAAGGATTATGAGACGGAGAGAACAAGAATTGAAATTTGTAACTAATGATGATTGtataacaaaaaag AATAATGATTTACTTGGAGAAGTACATACAAACCAAGAAGCAATTCA GTCACTGGGAAACTCGATTTCGGAGCTGAAATTGAAGCTCCCCGGGAACCAAAGTTCATACGATGATGATATGCATCATAACAAGACAAATGGAGATAAGATCGAGAGTAGGAAAAAGGTATTTATGGTTATTGGGATTAATACGGCTTTTAGTAGCAGAAGGAGACGTGATTCAATACGAGATACATGGATGCCTAGGG GTGAAAAGCTACTTTTGCTTGAGAAGGAAAAGGGTATTGTTGTGCGTTTTATGATTGGTCACAG tgcgACATCTAAGAGCATTCTCGATCGAGCCATCGACTCAGAGGAAGCTCAGCATAAAGATTTCTTTAGACTT GAACATGTTGAAGGGTATCACGAATTGACCGCTAAAACACAAATATTCTTTTCCACAGCATTTGCTAAATGGGATGCAAAGTTCTATGTCAAGGTGGATGATGATGTTCATGTCAATCTTG GTATGTTAGCAACAACTCTTGGACGACATCAATTAAAACCACGTGTTTATACAGGATGCATGAAATCCGGACCCGTACTTGCCCAGAA GAATGTCAAGTACCATGAACCTGAATACTGGAAGTTTGGAGAGGAAGGAAATAAGTATTTTCGGCATGCAACCGGACAAATTTATGCTATATCTAATGATCTTGCTGCCTACATCTCCACCAACCA GCCCATTTTGCACAAATATGCAAATGAAGATGTGTCACTTGGTTCTTGGTTTATTGGTCTTGACGTTGAACATATAGATGATCACAACATGTGTTGCAGGACCCCTCCTG ACTGTGAGTGGAAGGCAGAAGCGGGTAACGTGTGCATAGCATCATTCGATTGGAGTTGCAGTGGAATATGTAGGTCAGTAGAAAGATTGAAAGATGTTCATAAGAGATGTGGTGAAGATCCTGCTGCCCTGTGGAATGCACAATTTTGA
- the LOC139859383 gene encoding probable prefoldin subunit 4 — protein MQQSGSGSETEVTWEDQQNINKFGRLNNRYHELEDEIKIAKEANENFEDASNELILTDEDVVRFQIGEVFGHLPKDEVETRIEKMQETTAKHLSKLNEEKELIMSQMAELKKILYAKFKESINLEED, from the exons ATGCAGCAG TCTGGTAGTGGCTCTGAAACCGAAGTGACATGGGAGGATCAGCAGAACATCAACAAATTTGGGAGATTGAACAATCGCTATCACGAACTTGAAGACGAAATAAAAATTGCCAAG GAAGCGAATGAGAACTTTGAGGATGCAAGCAACGAATTGATTCTAACCGATGAAGATGTAGTGAGATTCCAGATAGGAGAGGTTTTTGGTCATTTACCTAAAGACGAAGTTGAGACAAGGATTGAAAAAATGCAAGAGACAACAGCCAAACACTTGTCGAAACTCAATGAAGAGAAGGAATTGATAATGTCTCAGATGGCTGAGTTGAAGAAGATCTTGTATGCCAAATTCAAAGAATCTATCAACCTTGAGGAAGACTGA